A part of Acidicapsa ligni genomic DNA contains:
- a CDS encoding ABC transporter permease — translation MSLWSRIVNAVRSEQLSREIAEEMESHIAEAVEHGRDPDEARRALGRSYEQRQQRESSYEIRTLGWLELLRADVLFGWKQLKRNKVTSIVAILSLALAMGACIGAFRLMDALLWRPLPVANAERLYAISREAFTPEGKLVRSDIWPYPSFSLMRDAVKDQAELLAVSTADRRDLTYGSDAEMEKANVQYVSGAMFQAFGLKPALGRLLVEDDDRTPGSHPYAVLSYDYWTQRFGHDPQIVGKTLRIGKDIYEITGVVNEPFTGTEPGTMTDLFLPAMMHPAVTRSDVGWVRPLVLVKQGTTLEPLRQKLSATSRAFDEERIKGFSSADKKSLRWILDVTLLIQPAGAGVSNLQDEYRKALSILGVLVAMVLLIACANVANLKMAQSAMRSREMALRVAIGAGRGRLVQMLLVENAMLAVLAAGLGALFAWQSAPLVVSMIQSSDTPVRLLLYTDWRVLGFGVALVFCVLLLFGVLPALRASAVKPVSALKGGDDDPNSRRRLMHGLIAAQVAFCFLVIFMSGLFVRTFESLSHKPLGFSPENLLLLDVVTPQGQLPVVWDQIADKLRSVPGVERVAIASSPLLSGAAWNNFVSVGGAAPSSIAAYLLAISPGWSETMKIPLLDGRDFRSGDATPGQAIVNQSFVKTFLDGKNPIGKTFQEEENHFQVVGLIADAPYGNLRDPIVPVAYIPFHEVNAQGVAQLETQETFLVRTSGSDPLALASVLRKTIPQARAGFRVTDLRTQSDLVRAQTVRERLLAMLAAFFSFVALLLAAIGLYGVLSYSVQQREREFGIRIAVGARVADIAWQATSRILLMVMMGAVIGAALGIASVRYVETLLYGVKGSDPLMLTGPALALLAIALLSALPVIVRASRIDPKIMLRAE, via the coding sequence ATGTCGCTATGGTCACGTATCGTTAATGCTGTTCGCAGTGAACAACTGAGCCGTGAGATTGCTGAAGAGATGGAGTCTCACATTGCCGAAGCGGTCGAGCATGGGCGCGATCCTGACGAAGCCCGGCGGGCGCTTGGGCGCAGCTACGAGCAGCGTCAGCAGAGAGAGAGCAGCTACGAAATCCGCACTTTGGGCTGGCTTGAGCTGCTGCGTGCAGACGTCCTGTTCGGTTGGAAGCAGCTTAAACGAAATAAGGTCACCTCTATCGTCGCGATCCTTTCGCTTGCTCTCGCGATGGGCGCATGCATCGGAGCATTTCGACTCATGGATGCGTTACTCTGGCGTCCTCTGCCGGTAGCCAATGCTGAGCGCCTCTACGCTATCTCGCGTGAGGCATTCACGCCTGAGGGTAAGCTCGTTCGATCGGACATATGGCCCTATCCTTCTTTCAGCCTCATGCGGGATGCCGTAAAGGATCAGGCCGAGTTGCTCGCAGTCTCCACCGCTGATCGAAGGGATCTGACATATGGGTCCGATGCGGAGATGGAGAAGGCGAATGTGCAGTACGTTTCCGGCGCGATGTTCCAGGCATTCGGCCTCAAGCCTGCTTTAGGAAGATTGCTGGTAGAAGACGACGACCGAACCCCGGGTTCTCATCCCTACGCCGTTCTCTCCTACGACTACTGGACGCAACGCTTCGGGCATGATCCGCAGATCGTCGGCAAGACATTGCGCATCGGCAAAGATATCTACGAGATCACGGGAGTCGTCAACGAACCATTTACCGGCACCGAGCCGGGTACGATGACAGACCTTTTTCTTCCGGCCATGATGCATCCTGCGGTAACCCGATCCGATGTTGGCTGGGTTCGGCCACTGGTGCTGGTTAAGCAGGGAACCACCCTTGAGCCGCTGCGCCAGAAATTGAGTGCAACCAGCCGCGCTTTCGATGAGGAACGGATCAAAGGTTTTTCCAGCGCGGATAAGAAATCTTTGCGATGGATACTGGACGTGACACTGCTGATTCAGCCTGCGGGTGCTGGAGTTTCGAACCTTCAGGATGAATATCGCAAAGCTCTTAGCATTCTCGGTGTCCTGGTCGCGATGGTTCTGCTTATTGCCTGCGCCAATGTCGCCAACCTGAAGATGGCACAGTCGGCAATGCGGTCTCGCGAAATGGCACTGCGTGTTGCTATTGGCGCAGGACGAGGCCGCCTGGTGCAAATGCTCCTTGTAGAGAACGCTATGCTGGCCGTGCTCGCAGCAGGCCTAGGAGCGCTGTTCGCGTGGCAATCAGCGCCGCTTGTCGTGAGTATGATCCAGTCCTCCGATACTCCGGTGCGATTGCTTCTTTACACAGACTGGAGAGTTCTCGGCTTTGGTGTTGCGCTAGTCTTCTGCGTGTTGCTGCTCTTCGGAGTACTTCCCGCGCTTCGGGCCAGTGCAGTCAAGCCAGTCAGCGCACTCAAGGGTGGCGACGATGATCCTAACTCACGACGCCGTTTGATGCATGGCCTGATCGCAGCCCAGGTAGCGTTTTGTTTCCTCGTGATATTCATGTCAGGACTCTTCGTAAGGACCTTCGAGAGTTTGTCGCATAAGCCTTTGGGCTTCTCTCCTGAAAATCTTCTGCTGCTGGACGTGGTTACACCACAGGGCCAACTGCCTGTGGTGTGGGATCAAATCGCAGACAAATTACGGAGCGTCCCCGGCGTAGAAAGAGTTGCAATTGCGAGTTCACCGCTATTGTCGGGTGCCGCATGGAATAACTTTGTTTCGGTTGGAGGAGCAGCTCCGAGTTCCATTGCCGCCTACCTGCTTGCAATATCGCCGGGATGGTCAGAGACCATGAAGATCCCTTTGCTCGACGGAAGAGATTTTCGTTCCGGCGACGCCACCCCCGGTCAGGCGATCGTCAACCAGTCTTTCGTCAAGACTTTTTTGGATGGAAAGAATCCGATCGGAAAGACATTTCAAGAGGAAGAAAATCATTTCCAGGTCGTAGGGCTAATTGCAGATGCTCCCTATGGCAACCTCAGAGATCCTATTGTGCCGGTAGCCTACATTCCTTTTCATGAAGTGAACGCTCAAGGCGTGGCGCAGCTGGAAACGCAGGAGACTTTTCTCGTTCGCACTTCAGGCTCCGATCCACTCGCGCTTGCTTCTGTACTGCGCAAGACAATTCCGCAGGCACGCGCTGGCTTTCGTGTCACGGATCTTCGCACCCAGAGCGACCTGGTGCGAGCGCAGACTGTGCGCGAACGGCTGCTGGCGATGCTTGCAGCTTTCTTCTCTTTCGTAGCACTCTTGCTCGCAGCGATTGGTTTATACGGAGTGCTGAGTTATTCGGTGCAGCAGCGGGAGCGCGAATTTGGAATTCGTATCGCAGTTGGTGCTCGGGTCGCCGACATCGCATGGCAGGCTACATCGCGGATCCTCCTGATGGTGATGATGGGAGCTGTGATCGGTGCAGCACTCGGGATCGCATCGGTGCGTTATGTTGAGACGCTGCTGTATGGCGTGAAGGGAAGCGACCCACTCATGCTTACAGGTCCAGCACTAGCATTGTTGGCGATAGCTTTGCTGTCTGCGTTGCCAGTCATCGTACGTGCCTCGCGCATCGATCCGAAAATCATGTTGCGAGCGGAATGA
- a CDS encoding PQQ-dependent sugar dehydrogenase — MKDLAIAGLFLALTASGASAQINAGEQKPEPSLPFNMVQVTTLNLPWKIAFLPDGRMLITEKVGGLVLMTQQGAKTPVTNIPAVVWRGQGGMLGVYLSPHYEKDHFVYLTYAEPGDGGSSLALARATLKIGQDTASLEGLQVIWRDGERGEGGQFGAEVAFSPDGKYLYLSSGERQRMTPAQDPNQPLGKILRLTLDGKPAPGNPMAGKTGSPTVPVIDPPEDTEEAKTAPVVRTYTFPGPNLTPAETWCSGLRTPYGLAFAPDGRLWELEHGPRGGDELNLIEPGKNYGWPLVSYGHNYNGVPIPSPDTRPDLAKPVIYWVPVIAPGNLMFYKGAMFSQWNGSALASGLISQSLIRIVFDGKGGAKTAERWDVGHRVRDVQVAPDGALWMVEDAKPGGVFRLTAK; from the coding sequence ATGAAGGACTTAGCGATCGCAGGACTTTTCCTGGCCCTGACCGCGAGCGGCGCATCTGCACAGATCAATGCAGGTGAACAAAAGCCTGAACCCAGCCTGCCATTCAACATGGTCCAGGTGACGACTTTGAACCTGCCCTGGAAGATTGCTTTCCTGCCCGATGGGCGGATGCTCATTACTGAAAAGGTCGGCGGTCTGGTCCTGATGACCCAGCAAGGAGCAAAGACGCCAGTTACCAATATTCCAGCCGTTGTCTGGAGAGGTCAGGGTGGAATGCTGGGCGTCTATCTCTCGCCTCATTATGAGAAGGATCACTTTGTCTACCTCACGTATGCAGAGCCGGGTGACGGTGGTTCGAGCCTGGCACTGGCGCGGGCCACGTTGAAGATTGGTCAGGATACAGCGAGCCTTGAGGGCCTTCAGGTGATCTGGCGCGATGGCGAGCGCGGTGAAGGCGGACAGTTTGGCGCAGAGGTTGCCTTTTCTCCGGATGGCAAGTATCTCTACCTCTCCTCTGGCGAACGGCAACGCATGACGCCAGCTCAGGACCCGAACCAGCCACTCGGCAAGATTCTGCGGCTGACGCTGGATGGCAAACCCGCCCCAGGAAATCCAATGGCTGGCAAGACAGGCTCGCCTACCGTCCCTGTCATTGATCCACCCGAGGATACCGAAGAAGCAAAGACAGCTCCAGTCGTAAGAACGTATACCTTTCCCGGCCCGAACCTGACGCCAGCGGAAACCTGGTGCTCCGGACTTCGTACTCCCTATGGGCTGGCCTTCGCGCCGGATGGACGGTTGTGGGAGCTTGAACACGGCCCACGCGGCGGCGATGAGTTGAACCTGATCGAGCCCGGCAAAAACTATGGCTGGCCTCTGGTCTCCTATGGACACAACTATAACGGCGTGCCCATTCCCAGCCCGGACACTCGCCCTGACCTGGCCAAGCCTGTCATTTACTGGGTTCCGGTCATTGCACCCGGCAACCTCATGTTCTACAAAGGCGCCATGTTCTCACAGTGGAACGGTTCTGCTCTTGCCAGCGGGCTCATATCGCAATCGCTCATCCGCATTGTGTTCGACGGCAAGGGTGGAGCAAAGACGGCCGAGCGATGGGATGTAGGTCACAGAGTCCGCGATGTGCAGGTTGCTCCTGATGGCGCGCTCTGGATGGTCGAGGATGCGAAGCCAGGTGGCGTCTTCCGCCTGACAGCGAAATAG
- a CDS encoding SMP-30/gluconolactonase/LRE family protein has protein sequence MSILNARRLTVCVALMMSLAQAASAANILIADAKSQPESLTVAPGGVLIVGSASSPFVYKVANGSSTAEKFIDATAEGPGTFFFGMLADASSNTLWTCQLTPIPNSSPVQRHTALRSFDLSTGAPKIRWNLPGDNTTCNDFAIGPDKALYITDTANGRIYRLPAGASTAELFVEQRVLMGVDGITFLNGTLYVNNVIFNKLYRIPVDAAGKPEQAVDIWMDQPVNGPDGMRAANGKLIVAENGSGKISALTINGDKASVTVLKDGLKTPTGVEPAGDTLWIAERGAGRAVSVPLPK, from the coding sequence ATGTCCATTTTGAACGCGCGACGCCTTACTGTCTGCGTTGCTCTGATGATGAGTCTTGCGCAAGCCGCGTCCGCCGCTAATATTTTGATCGCCGATGCGAAATCGCAGCCCGAAAGTTTGACCGTGGCGCCAGGCGGCGTCCTGATCGTGGGCAGCGCCAGTTCACCATTCGTCTACAAGGTAGCGAATGGCTCCTCTACCGCCGAGAAGTTTATCGACGCCACTGCTGAGGGTCCGGGGACGTTTTTCTTCGGCATGCTGGCGGATGCCTCAAGCAATACGTTGTGGACATGCCAGCTCACCCCGATTCCGAACAGCAGTCCCGTGCAGCGGCATACTGCGCTGAGAAGCTTTGATCTCTCCACCGGCGCGCCGAAGATTCGCTGGAACCTGCCAGGGGACAATACAACCTGCAACGATTTTGCGATAGGACCGGACAAAGCACTCTATATAACAGACACGGCCAATGGAAGAATCTACCGGCTGCCGGCTGGGGCTTCCACCGCGGAACTCTTCGTGGAGCAGCGGGTGCTTATGGGCGTCGATGGCATCACCTTCCTGAATGGCACGCTCTATGTGAACAACGTAATCTTCAACAAGCTCTATCGCATCCCTGTGGACGCCGCTGGCAAGCCGGAGCAAGCTGTCGATATCTGGATGGATCAGCCGGTAAATGGTCCAGATGGCATGCGCGCAGCCAATGGCAAGCTCATCGTCGCCGAAAACGGCAGCGGCAAAATCTCTGCCCTCACCATCAACGGAGACAAGGCAAGCGTCACCGTGCTCAAGGATGGACTCAAGACGCCAACCGGAGTTGAACCTGCGGGCGATACTCTTTGGATCGCCGAGCGTGGTGCCGGCCGGGCAGTTTCGGTTCCTCTGCCTAAATAG
- a CDS encoding MFS transporter, with product MRNNISNSQASERIVLAATILGSSMAFIDGTVVNVALPTLQNALHASIADVQWVVESYALMLAALLLVGGSLGDIFGRRKVYVLGVALFAAASAWCGLARNIEMLIWARSIQGIGAALLIPGSLALITASFPEETRGQAIGTWSGFSAITAAIGPVIGGWLIEYSSWRWVFFLNLPLALAVILLSARVPESRNEKASHHLDWPGALLAILGLGGVTYALIEWPSRGRHGGHIVDAAAVLGAIALAGFVAVEHWSRAPMVSFKLFRSRNFVGANLLTLFLYASLGGLMFFFPMDLIQIQHYTATQAGAAFLPFVAIMFGLSRWAGGLVARHGSRLPLTVGPIVAACGIALFAVAPQNGNYWSSFFPAVAVMGLGMTISVAPLTTTVMNAVPDSESGLASGVNNAVSRLASLLAVAVFGVVLVTVFNHSLDRHLDQLALASDVRAQIDAARPLLAATHNPDSVVQQAITESFLSGYRAVIWIATGLAVLGGITGWLLIESGVSSPAEQV from the coding sequence ATGCGAAATAACATCTCAAATTCGCAGGCAAGCGAACGTATCGTGCTCGCCGCCACCATTCTTGGATCAAGCATGGCGTTTATTGACGGAACTGTCGTCAATGTTGCGCTTCCCACGCTGCAGAACGCTTTACATGCCTCAATCGCGGACGTGCAATGGGTGGTGGAGTCGTATGCCCTGATGCTGGCGGCATTGCTCCTTGTTGGCGGCTCTCTTGGAGATATCTTCGGCCGTCGTAAGGTGTACGTTCTTGGCGTTGCCTTGTTTGCAGCCGCCTCTGCGTGGTGTGGACTGGCTCGAAATATTGAGATGTTGATCTGGGCTCGTTCCATTCAAGGGATAGGTGCGGCTTTGCTGATCCCAGGAAGCCTCGCACTGATTACAGCTTCCTTTCCTGAAGAAACGAGAGGGCAGGCGATTGGCACGTGGTCCGGATTTTCCGCAATCACCGCAGCTATCGGCCCTGTCATCGGCGGTTGGCTGATCGAATACTCTTCATGGCGCTGGGTCTTCTTCCTGAATCTCCCGCTTGCCCTGGCTGTCATCCTGCTCTCTGCCAGGGTGCCGGAGAGCCGTAATGAGAAAGCCTCACATCATCTCGACTGGCCTGGTGCTCTTCTGGCAATACTGGGACTGGGTGGCGTCACGTACGCACTGATTGAGTGGCCGTCTCGCGGCCGGCATGGCGGCCATATCGTTGATGCTGCAGCCGTTTTGGGCGCAATTGCTTTAGCAGGATTCGTCGCGGTAGAGCATTGGTCGCGCGCGCCGATGGTGTCTTTTAAGCTGTTTCGCTCGCGAAACTTTGTAGGCGCGAATCTGCTGACACTGTTCCTGTATGCATCGCTGGGCGGGTTGATGTTCTTCTTCCCGATGGATCTGATTCAAATTCAGCACTACACAGCCACGCAGGCAGGGGCGGCATTTCTTCCTTTTGTGGCCATCATGTTTGGGCTGTCACGCTGGGCTGGTGGGCTGGTCGCGCGCCACGGGTCACGACTTCCGCTCACAGTCGGACCAATTGTTGCAGCCTGCGGTATCGCACTTTTCGCGGTTGCCCCGCAGAATGGAAACTACTGGAGCTCGTTCTTTCCGGCCGTAGCCGTGATGGGCCTGGGAATGACGATCAGCGTCGCTCCCCTGACTACGACGGTGATGAATGCCGTTCCTGACTCCGAGTCGGGTCTTGCCTCAGGAGTTAATAACGCGGTCTCACGTCTGGCTTCTCTGCTTGCAGTGGCTGTTTTCGGTGTGGTTCTTGTTACAGTTTTTAACCACTCGCTGGATCGACACCTGGATCAACTGGCGTTGGCCTCTGACGTTCGCGCTCAAATCGATGCCGCCCGGCCACTGCTTGCGGCCACTCATAATCCTGATTCCGTAGTTCAGCAGGCTATCACCGAGTCTTTCCTAAGCGGCTACCGCGCTGTGATCTGGATAGCGACCGGCCTCGCAGTTTTGGGCGGGATCACGGGATGGTTGCTCATTGAGTCCGGCGTATCTTCGCCTGCAGAACAGGTCTAG
- a CDS encoding winged helix-turn-helix domain-containing protein, producing the protein MPLIRFGEFEFNEQTLELRRSGAPVRVQQQPARVLAFLLNHQGKLVTRQQIQQAIWGQDTFVDFEQNLNFCIRQIRISLNDQAEKPVFIETLPRLGYRFLASAEKIGDGATKTVRNRIRIGILPIEDVGGSANDYFAIGLTEDMISALSRIDPARLRVTVGPRAPSGILPREELDRLQREFDLDYLLRGSVRRSAEAVRISAQLLDLRDKSVLWSEVYDLKSSDLLGVQEDVARRVSQSLVLELLPGGALGSRKYVHSSAAYDAYLKGRFFWHKMTTDTVRSSMAYFNEALTIDPEFAPAYAGLADCYAQMGSIRLGMLQPYAALEKARTYLHRAMELDYTMAEAHCTSGLIKIWYEFDWAGAEQAFQVALSLDPGHVTALLWQSLLLSVMGRNQEAIASVQRARDSEPLSPVVNMYLGVAQTHAGQYDLALRQLHQTLELDPHNYRTFMFLGRALSSINRQNDAIAAYEKSIALNPDGLEAIAMLGASMAASGDRSGALKTMERVVATESRTSPAVLVAIIYASLGDAQQMFDWLSKAVDQKSAPIYLPLITEDFRPYRSDPRFRLFLESIGLAHLAIR; encoded by the coding sequence ATGCCTCTAATTAGATTTGGAGAATTCGAGTTCAACGAACAGACCCTTGAGCTGCGCAGGAGCGGCGCGCCTGTCCGGGTGCAGCAACAACCGGCCCGTGTTCTGGCATTCCTATTAAACCATCAGGGCAAACTTGTCACGCGCCAGCAGATTCAACAAGCGATTTGGGGCCAGGACACCTTCGTAGATTTTGAACAGAATCTGAACTTTTGCATTCGCCAGATCCGCATCTCGCTCAATGACCAGGCAGAAAAGCCCGTCTTTATCGAGACACTTCCACGGCTTGGCTATCGTTTCCTTGCATCTGCCGAGAAGATCGGCGACGGCGCCACGAAGACAGTCCGCAATCGCATCCGGATTGGAATTCTCCCCATCGAAGATGTGGGAGGTTCAGCCAACGACTATTTTGCTATTGGCTTGACCGAAGATATGATTTCAGCACTTTCGCGCATCGATCCTGCGAGGCTGCGTGTCACCGTTGGTCCTCGCGCGCCAAGCGGAATTCTGCCCAGAGAAGAGCTCGATCGTCTTCAGCGCGAGTTTGATCTCGATTACCTGTTGCGTGGGTCAGTTCGCCGTTCCGCGGAAGCGGTTCGCATTAGTGCTCAATTGCTTGATCTCAGGGACAAAAGCGTCCTGTGGTCGGAAGTCTATGATCTCAAGTCGTCGGACCTCCTTGGCGTGCAGGAAGATGTGGCCAGAAGAGTGAGCCAATCGCTTGTATTGGAGCTGCTTCCCGGGGGAGCCCTGGGATCGAGAAAGTATGTGCATTCCTCGGCTGCGTATGACGCTTATCTTAAAGGCCGCTTCTTCTGGCATAAGATGACGACCGACACGGTGCGCAGTAGTATGGCGTATTTCAACGAGGCGCTGACTATCGACCCGGAGTTCGCGCCAGCCTATGCAGGGCTTGCCGATTGCTATGCGCAAATGGGATCGATAAGGCTGGGCATGTTGCAACCCTATGCGGCGCTTGAAAAAGCGCGAACCTACCTGCATCGCGCGATGGAACTCGACTACACGATGGCTGAAGCGCATTGCACATCGGGCTTGATCAAGATCTGGTACGAGTTTGATTGGGCTGGAGCTGAGCAGGCATTTCAAGTAGCGCTTAGTCTCGATCCAGGGCATGTTACCGCTCTACTTTGGCAATCTCTGCTGCTGAGCGTGATGGGGCGGAACCAGGAAGCAATCGCCTCCGTGCAGCGGGCAAGAGACTCGGAGCCTCTGTCACCGGTCGTAAACATGTATCTCGGTGTCGCCCAGACGCATGCCGGTCAGTACGATCTTGCCCTGCGTCAGTTGCATCAGACCCTCGAATTGGATCCGCACAACTATCGCACCTTCATGTTCCTGGGACGAGCGTTGAGTTCGATCAACAGACAGAACGACGCGATCGCGGCATATGAGAAATCTATCGCGCTGAATCCGGATGGTCTTGAAGCGATAGCTATGCTCGGAGCGTCGATGGCAGCTAGTGGCGACCGCAGCGGCGCACTGAAAACAATGGAGCGAGTGGTCGCCACAGAGAGTAGAACGTCCCCGGCCGTGCTTGTGGCAATTATTTATGCAAGCCTCGGCGACGCGCAACAGATGTTCGATTGGCTGAGCAAAGCAGTGGACCAAAAGTCGGCACCCATCTATTTACCCCTTATCACTGAAGATTTTCGCCCTTATCGTTCCGATCCACGATTCAGACTTTTTCTGGAGTCGATTGGGCTGGCTCATCTGGCAATACGTTAA
- a CDS encoding PadR family transcriptional regulator: protein MKKPDALQGTLDLLVLKILSRRPRTHGYGIMAAVKDCSDELLRVEEGSLYPALYRMEEAGWIRAEWIKKDTGRRARVYELTAAGKKQLGIEESRWQSASSAINQVLRTV, encoded by the coding sequence ATGAAAAAGCCTGATGCTCTCCAAGGAACTCTTGATCTGCTGGTGTTAAAGATTCTTTCGCGCCGCCCGCGTACGCATGGATACGGAATCATGGCTGCAGTCAAAGACTGTTCCGACGAACTGCTGCGCGTTGAGGAAGGTTCTCTGTATCCCGCTCTCTATCGCATGGAAGAAGCTGGCTGGATTCGCGCGGAGTGGATCAAGAAGGACACCGGGCGGCGGGCGCGTGTTTATGAGTTGACAGCGGCTGGAAAAAAGCAGTTAGGAATCGAAGAATCTCGTTGGCAGTCCGCTTCCTCTGCCATCAATCAGGTTCTCAGGACGGTGTGA
- a CDS encoding c-type cytochrome: MKTMNRKFKVAFPAPVAFVMMCAFLCGLCLSSEALAETLPDGQGKAEFVHNCTACHRADMVTRVKKTPDAWKKNVFEMASRGTDGTKEDLDNVVLYLDKYYATDKPASDSATQATTPDSTAASTPGGPAVPDSPELEHVKQVIADNGCLTCHRIEKHGAYTGPSLNGLGTRRTASEIRKSIVTPPPTVDASNNLVRLTTADGKTVTGRILSQDDQQVRIMDASGEAATYSKQGLSQFTIINTNPMPSYERRITGDDLDALIRYLSSLPPVGESVSK; encoded by the coding sequence ATGAAGACAATGAACCGGAAGTTTAAAGTAGCGTTCCCGGCGCCTGTGGCGTTTGTAATGATGTGCGCATTCCTGTGCGGCCTTTGCCTATCAAGTGAAGCCCTTGCCGAAACTCTGCCGGACGGCCAGGGCAAGGCGGAGTTTGTGCATAACTGCACTGCCTGTCACCGAGCGGATATGGTGACTCGCGTTAAGAAGACTCCGGATGCCTGGAAGAAGAATGTCTTCGAAATGGCGTCTCGCGGCACGGATGGTACAAAAGAAGATCTGGATAACGTCGTCCTCTACCTGGACAAATACTATGCAACAGACAAGCCTGCGTCAGACTCGGCGACGCAAGCTACAACGCCTGATTCGACTGCTGCTTCGACGCCTGGCGGGCCAGCGGTGCCCGATTCTCCAGAACTGGAACACGTGAAGCAGGTAATTGCCGATAACGGTTGTCTCACATGCCATCGCATCGAAAAACATGGGGCATATACCGGGCCGTCATTGAATGGCCTGGGAACGCGACGTACAGCGAGCGAGATACGAAAGTCTATCGTCACTCCACCTCCAACGGTCGACGCGAGTAACAATCTTGTTCGACTGACCACGGCGGATGGAAAAACAGTTACGGGCCGCATTCTGAGCCAGGACGATCAACAAGTGCGAATCATGGATGCTTCAGGAGAAGCCGCTACCTATTCAAAGCAGGGACTTAGCCAGTTCACGATCATCAATACCAACCCGATGCCTTCGTATGAAAGAAGAATCACGGGAGACGACCTGGATGCCCTGATACGCTACCTCAGTTCCCTTCCACCTGTGGGTGAGAGCGTCTCCAAGTAA